The following proteins are co-located in the Chryseobacterium daecheongense genome:
- a CDS encoding penicillin-binding transpeptidase domain-containing protein yields the protein MQKQNEYDNKRKKTLRWGYLFAVVALCVFVLFLTRIVILQNTNVQEIKDDYINKNYREATLKAARGNLFASDGSILATTVMRYDIYLDFKTIKDTVYSNNIGALTDSLSKMFGKPRSEFRQKFDEQKRKKNQYYTLARGLDFDEYDRIRNFPIFKKGKNKGGFIVDRNYKRELATSEIGAGTIGMDNSEYKSGLEGAFSKYLTGTDGKRLEQRINSSQWKPIDFWKVQEPVDGEDVYTTLDLRIQDIAHSALEKQLVNFEAKHGTVIVMEVGTGKVRAMVNLRRTDSGEYEDAYNYALKDNIEPGSTFKTISLLAAMDDGFIDDNTTVNVGNGVWTYAKQRISDGHGGGTYDISDVLAKSSNVGTAKLITKYYADKPQIFLDHLKRWKLFDKMDIELPGITKPKIVTPQNKRWNAATLASISFGYSSNINLLQLATFYNGVANNGKMLKPLFIDKIMKDGKIMYQAKPEVMVSKMASEKAIKMMTNALTKAVEKGTGRSIFTPNLKMAGKTGTARFEYWLPGPMKYRASFAGFYPADNPKYTCYVMISEPNTAKGFYGATVSAPVFKEIAGKTFLKTPQNIEKEMLVDKKVNLNKMVEPNVKVAVNDKQMPNVVGLIGKNVIPQLENLGYRVDYKGVGRIKEQFPLEGTTISKNQRIYLSLQN from the coding sequence ATGCAAAAGCAAAATGAATACGATAACAAACGTAAAAAAACGTTAAGGTGGGGCTACCTCTTCGCAGTGGTAGCTTTGTGCGTGTTTGTACTTTTTTTAACAAGAATCGTTATTCTCCAAAACACTAATGTTCAGGAAATTAAAGACGACTACATCAATAAAAACTATCGTGAAGCCACTTTAAAGGCTGCCAGAGGGAATTTATTTGCATCAGATGGCTCTATTCTCGCAACTACCGTTATGCGTTATGATATCTATCTTGATTTCAAAACAATAAAGGATACGGTTTACAGTAACAATATCGGTGCATTAACGGATTCACTAAGCAAGATGTTTGGAAAACCAAGAAGTGAATTCAGACAGAAATTTGACGAACAGAAAAGAAAGAAAAATCAATACTATACACTTGCCAGAGGCTTGGATTTTGATGAATACGACAGGATCAGAAACTTCCCGATCTTTAAGAAAGGAAAGAATAAAGGTGGGTTTATCGTAGACAGAAATTATAAAAGAGAACTCGCAACTTCTGAAATTGGTGCAGGTACCATCGGAATGGATAACAGTGAGTACAAATCCGGTCTGGAAGGAGCTTTTTCAAAATACCTGACAGGCACCGACGGGAAAAGATTGGAACAAAGAATCAATTCTTCGCAGTGGAAGCCTATTGATTTCTGGAAGGTTCAGGAACCCGTAGATGGAGAAGATGTATATACGACCTTAGACCTTCGAATCCAGGACATTGCACACTCAGCTCTTGAAAAGCAGCTCGTAAATTTTGAAGCAAAACACGGTACTGTAATTGTCATGGAAGTAGGAACCGGAAAGGTTCGTGCCATGGTAAACCTTCGAAGAACAGATTCAGGAGAGTACGAAGATGCTTATAATTATGCTTTAAAAGATAATATCGAACCCGGATCAACTTTCAAAACCATTTCACTTTTGGCAGCAATGGATGACGGATTCATCGATGATAACACAACGGTAAATGTAGGAAACGGAGTATGGACCTATGCGAAGCAAAGAATTTCAGATGGCCACGGAGGAGGAACATACGACATCAGTGACGTTCTTGCGAAATCCAGCAACGTAGGAACTGCCAAACTGATTACGAAATACTATGCCGATAAGCCACAGATATTCCTTGATCACCTTAAGCGCTGGAAATTATTTGATAAAATGGATATCGAACTTCCAGGCATTACAAAACCTAAGATCGTAACTCCACAAAATAAAAGATGGAACGCAGCAACACTTGCCTCGATATCTTTTGGATATTCTTCGAACATTAACTTATTACAATTAGCAACTTTCTACAACGGGGTTGCTAATAATGGTAAAATGCTTAAGCCTTTATTCATCGATAAGATCATGAAGGATGGTAAAATAATGTATCAGGCCAAGCCGGAGGTAATGGTCAGCAAAATGGCTTCTGAGAAAGCAATTAAAATGATGACCAATGCTTTGACAAAAGCCGTGGAAAAAGGAACCGGACGAAGTATTTTCACTCCGAATCTGAAAATGGCAGGAAAAACAGGGACCGCCAGATTTGAGTACTGGCTTCCGGGCCCGATGAAATACCGTGCCTCTTTTGCAGGATTCTATCCAGCTGATAATCCGAAGTATACCTGTTATGTAATGATCAGTGAGCCGAATACGGCAAAAGGATTTTACGGAGCGACTGTTTCAGCCCCGGTTTTTAAAGAAATTGCAGGAAAAACATTCCTGAAGACGCCTCAGAATATTGAAAAAGAAATGCTTGTTGACAAAAAGGTAAACCTCAATAAAATGGTGGAGCCTAATGTGAAAGTAGCAGTAAATGATAAACAAATGCCTAACGTAGTAGGATTAATAGGTAAGAATGTGATTCCACAACTGGAAAACCTTGGATACCGTGTAGACTACAAAGGAGTAGGAAGAATAAAAGAACAGTTTCCTTTGGAGGGAACTACGATCAGTAAGAACCAGAGAATTTATTTATCTCTTCAGAATTAA
- a CDS encoding UDP-N-acetylmuramoyl-L-alanyl-D-glutamate--2,6-diaminopimelate ligase, producing MQLIELLNRIPTLEIHGDNTREVSELVFDSRKVTENSLYIAVKGTVADGHSYIASSIEKGAKTIVCEVLPDQLNEDVTYVKVKDSSKTLGHLASNFYGNPSQNLKLIGVTGTNGKTSVSTLLFDVFKNLGYESALLSTVEIRIGSEIIPATHTTPDIITINQVLARAVEAGCEFAFMEVSSHGISQNRIEGLHFKVAGFTNLTHDHLDYHKTFEEYLKTKKRFFDELPDTAIAITNIDDKNGNVMLQNTKAAKRSYALKTMADYHGKALEIDFNGMLLNFNGKEFWTTLTGRFNVYNLLLVFGIASELGFESNEILQAISTLKRVSGRFETFKSDGGIFFIVDYAHTPDALENILDSINDIRTKNERLITVFGCGGDRDHSKRPEMGNIATKKSTLAIITSDNPRTEDPAAIIKEIEAGVEPQNFSKYTSIPDRKEAIKMAIKFAEPKDIVLVAGKGHENYQEINGVKHHFDDKEVITELWKLMSK from the coding sequence ATGCAATTAATTGAATTATTAAACAGAATCCCAACTTTAGAAATTCACGGCGACAATACCCGTGAAGTTTCGGAGCTGGTATTCGACAGCAGAAAGGTTACAGAAAATTCTCTTTACATCGCAGTAAAGGGAACGGTTGCAGATGGGCATTCATATATTGCATCTTCTATTGAAAAAGGAGCAAAAACGATCGTTTGTGAAGTATTGCCCGATCAGCTGAATGAGGATGTTACCTATGTAAAAGTAAAAGATTCTTCGAAAACCCTGGGACATCTGGCCTCAAACTTTTATGGAAATCCTTCTCAAAACCTGAAACTCATCGGCGTTACCGGAACCAACGGAAAAACATCTGTTTCCACATTGCTTTTTGATGTTTTCAAAAATCTGGGCTATGAATCTGCATTGCTTTCAACTGTTGAAATCAGAATAGGCAGCGAAATAATTCCGGCCACACATACTACCCCGGATATTATTACGATCAATCAGGTTTTAGCTAGGGCCGTAGAAGCAGGTTGCGAATTTGCTTTCATGGAAGTAAGTTCTCATGGAATTTCTCAAAACAGAATTGAAGGACTCCATTTCAAAGTTGCAGGATTTACAAACCTTACTCATGATCATCTGGATTATCACAAAACATTTGAGGAATATCTGAAAACGAAAAAAAGGTTCTTTGATGAGCTTCCTGATACCGCAATTGCCATTACCAATATCGATGACAAAAACGGGAATGTAATGCTCCAGAACACCAAAGCTGCCAAAAGATCATATGCATTGAAAACAATGGCAGATTACCATGGAAAAGCTTTGGAAATTGATTTTAACGGAATGCTCCTGAACTTCAACGGGAAGGAATTCTGGACCACCTTAACGGGAAGATTCAATGTCTATAATCTTCTATTGGTATTTGGAATTGCATCCGAACTCGGCTTTGAATCCAATGAAATCCTTCAGGCCATCAGCACCCTGAAAAGAGTCTCAGGAAGATTTGAAACCTTCAAATCCGATGGTGGCATTTTTTTCATCGTCGATTATGCCCACACTCCGGATGCATTGGAAAATATTCTGGACAGCATTAATGATATCAGAACAAAAAATGAAAGACTGATTACCGTCTTCGGTTGCGGGGGAGACAGAGACCACTCCAAAAGACCTGAAATGGGAAACATTGCAACGAAAAAATCCACGTTGGCAATTATCACTTCAGATAATCCGAGAACAGAAGATCCGGCAGCAATTATAAAAGAAATTGAAGCAGGTGTTGAACCTCAGAACTTCAGCAAATACACTTCAATACCCGATAGAAAAGAAGCCATAAAAATGGCGATTAAATTTGCAGAGCCCAAAGATATTGTTTTAGTAGCCGGAAAAGGTCACGAAAACTATCAGGAGATTAATGGCGTAAAACACCATTTTGATGACAAAGAAGTAATTACAGAACTGTGGAAGTTAATGAGCAAGTAA
- the mraY gene encoding phospho-N-acetylmuramoyl-pentapeptide-transferase, giving the protein MLYYLYEYLTHHGIHIPGLGMLKYISFRAGMAVLLSLIIALVYGKRIINYLRAKQMGELVRDLGLDGQKQKEGTPTMGGLIIILATMIPVLLLTRITNVYIVLLIISVLWMGAIGFVDDYLKKVKKNKDGLSGKFKIVGQVGLGLIVGVTMYFHPDITVKRKYADAKVVNRNNVEQNFMPTEKITVSTVPFAKNNEFDYSGILFWMSDKDAHEWAWIVFIPIVIFIVTAVSNGANITDGIDGLAAGTSTVILLTLAFFAYISGNIIFADYLNIMFLPNMGETTIFVVAMVGAVIGFFWYNTYPAQVFMGDTGSLMLGGVIAVLAIILRKELMIPVLCGIFLVENISVMLQVVVFKYRKKKYGLEYAQNNRLFKMSPLHHHYQKDGFHESKIVNRMIIIGVMLAIVCLITLKMR; this is encoded by the coding sequence ATGTTATACTACTTATACGAATATCTAACCCACCATGGAATCCATATCCCCGGACTTGGAATGTTAAAGTACATCTCATTCCGTGCAGGGATGGCGGTCTTATTATCCCTGATTATTGCTCTTGTGTATGGTAAAAGAATCATCAATTACCTGAGAGCAAAGCAAATGGGCGAATTGGTCCGCGACCTTGGCCTTGACGGGCAAAAGCAGAAAGAAGGAACTCCGACAATGGGAGGGCTCATTATTATCCTTGCCACCATGATTCCGGTTCTTCTCCTGACAAGAATTACCAATGTATACATCGTCCTTCTGATAATATCAGTTTTATGGATGGGTGCTATCGGATTTGTAGATGACTATTTAAAGAAAGTAAAGAAAAATAAAGACGGGCTTAGCGGTAAATTCAAGATCGTAGGTCAGGTGGGACTGGGGCTAATTGTCGGAGTAACAATGTATTTCCATCCTGATATTACGGTAAAGAGAAAATATGCAGATGCAAAAGTAGTTAACAGAAATAATGTGGAGCAGAATTTTATGCCTACAGAAAAAATTACGGTTTCTACCGTGCCATTTGCGAAAAATAATGAATTTGACTACAGTGGAATATTATTCTGGATGAGTGATAAAGATGCTCATGAGTGGGCATGGATTGTTTTCATTCCAATTGTCATCTTTATTGTAACAGCGGTTTCCAACGGAGCCAATATCACAGATGGAATAGACGGTCTGGCTGCAGGAACGAGTACGGTAATACTCCTTACCCTTGCATTCTTTGCCTACATTTCAGGGAACATCATTTTTGCGGATTACCTTAATATCATGTTCCTGCCCAATATGGGTGAAACCACCATTTTTGTAGTTGCCATGGTAGGTGCTGTGATCGGATTCTTCTGGTATAATACCTATCCGGCACAGGTTTTTATGGGAGATACCGGGAGTTTGATGCTGGGAGGAGTAATTGCTGTATTGGCTATTATTTTAAGAAAGGAATTAATGATTCCTGTTTTATGCGGAATATTCCTGGTAGAAAACATATCTGTAATGCTGCAGGTGGTTGTTTTTAAATACAGAAAGAAAAAATACGGGCTGGAATACGCCCAGAATAACAGATTATTTAAAATGTCTCCATTACACCATCATTATCAGAAAGACGGTTTCCATGAAAGTAAAATCGTTAACAGGATGATTATCATAGGAGTAATGTTGGCTATAGTATGTCTGATTACATTAAAAATGAGATAA
- the murD gene encoding UDP-N-acetylmuramoyl-L-alanine--D-glutamate ligase — MKIVVLGGGESGCGAAYLAKKKGLEVFLSDKGTIKDNYKAFLTENNIEFEEGNHDEERILNADWIVKSPGIPKKADIIYKIHLKGIRLSSEIEFASEFTNAKIIAITGSNGKTTTTSLIYYILKNDGLKVGLGGNIGYSFAKQVADENHEYYVLEVSSFQLDDIQNFRPYISLLLNLSQDHLDQYNYNYEEYAMAKFRIAENQENDNFFIYNKDDEMSKTILEKLEIKAKMIPFSTKEKLTEGGFIDNDSIVVKLKDTFSMKIDELSLLGNHNVANSLAASIASKILNVNNESIRNSLMTFQAVEHRLEFVSEIDGVKYINDSKATNVNATYYALESMKTPTIWIVGGQDKGNDYTEIEDLVKRKVKAIVCLGIDNQKIINFFKDKKEFIYDTSSMEEAVKISKSIAKSGETVLLSPCCASFDLFKSYEDRGRQFKEQVLK; from the coding sequence ATGAAAATAGTTGTTTTAGGAGGTGGAGAGAGTGGCTGTGGTGCTGCTTATTTAGCTAAAAAGAAGGGTCTGGAGGTATTTCTTTCAGACAAAGGAACTATTAAAGATAACTATAAAGCGTTTCTTACTGAAAACAATATTGAGTTTGAAGAAGGAAATCATGACGAGGAAAGGATTTTAAATGCAGACTGGATTGTAAAAAGCCCAGGAATTCCTAAAAAAGCGGATATTATTTATAAAATCCATCTGAAAGGAATCCGCCTTTCTTCCGAGATAGAATTCGCTTCAGAATTCACCAATGCTAAAATCATTGCGATCACAGGAAGCAACGGAAAAACCACCACCACTTCATTGATCTATTATATCCTGAAAAATGACGGACTGAAAGTAGGTCTAGGAGGAAACATCGGCTACAGTTTTGCAAAGCAGGTAGCAGATGAAAACCATGAATATTATGTACTGGAGGTAAGTTCATTCCAGCTGGATGACATTCAGAACTTCAGGCCATATATTTCATTATTGCTTAATTTATCACAGGATCATCTGGACCAGTATAATTACAACTATGAAGAATATGCGATGGCAAAATTCAGAATAGCTGAAAATCAGGAAAACGATAATTTCTTTATCTATAACAAAGATGACGAAATGAGCAAAACGATTCTTGAAAAGCTGGAAATAAAGGCAAAAATGATCCCTTTTTCAACAAAAGAAAAATTGACTGAGGGAGGTTTTATAGATAACGACAGTATTGTGGTAAAACTAAAAGATACATTTTCAATGAAAATTGATGAGCTTTCTTTATTGGGAAATCATAATGTAGCGAACAGTCTGGCTGCATCTATCGCAAGTAAAATACTGAATGTCAACAATGAAAGCATCAGAAATTCATTAATGACTTTTCAGGCAGTGGAACACAGGCTGGAGTTTGTTTCTGAAATTGATGGCGTAAAATACATCAACGACAGTAAAGCAACGAATGTAAATGCGACCTATTATGCTTTGGAAAGCATGAAAACACCTACGATTTGGATTGTGGGAGGTCAGGATAAAGGAAATGATTACACGGAGATTGAGGACCTTGTCAAAAGAAAAGTAAAAGCAATTGTCTGCTTGGGAATTGATAATCAGAAAATTATTAATTTTTTTAAAGACAAAAAGGAGTTTATATACGATACTTCAAGCATGGAAGAGGCCGTAAAAATATCAAAATCAATTGCTAAAAGCGGAGAAACGGTTTTACTTTCTCCTTGCTGTGCAAGTTTTGACCTTTTCAAAAGCTATGAAGACAGAGGAAGACAGTTTAAAGAACAAGTATTAAAATAA
- a CDS encoding FtsW/RodA/SpoVE family cell cycle protein: MNEQDTESRFEFLKGDKVLWMVILVISIFSIFPVYSASSNLEYIVNNGTTTGHVIKHMFFVVLGLGIMRLVGTVKYEYIGKLSSILLGLMIILLVVTMFTGQTIDGASASRWLKIPGTPISFQPSSFAFLMLVIYLCRYLTKKITRERLPIENIMYIFGPILLVFVLVAKDNGSTALMILMVSVIVLVIGQLHWKYIAGFISASFIAIVLFLLIALNTNLIGGNRVHTWMSRVETFTSSKAKSADVDDESVKAKNYQVMQAKAAIVHGGITGMGPGKSALKQMLPQSASDFIFAVIVEEYGLIGAAFLICMYLIMVIRIVMIASKMPAFFGSLLVLSLGVMIFIQLSVNIAVAINLIPVTGQPLPLISYGGTSMLVTYLQLGIILNISSRIQIYDEEGMGKKQSIAEINDIA, encoded by the coding sequence ATGAACGAACAGGACACAGAAAGCAGATTTGAATTTCTAAAGGGAGATAAAGTACTTTGGATGGTCATTCTCGTGATCTCCATTTTCTCTATTTTCCCTGTATATTCTGCAAGTTCGAATCTGGAATATATTGTAAATAACGGGACCACAACAGGCCACGTTATCAAGCATATGTTCTTTGTAGTCCTTGGTTTGGGAATCATGAGACTGGTAGGAACCGTAAAATATGAATACATTGGAAAACTCAGCAGTATACTTCTGGGGTTAATGATTATATTACTGGTTGTCACCATGTTTACCGGCCAAACGATCGATGGAGCAAGTGCCTCCAGATGGCTAAAGATTCCGGGAACACCGATTTCTTTTCAGCCTTCATCATTTGCTTTTCTTATGTTAGTTATTTACTTGTGCAGGTATTTAACCAAGAAGATAACCCGGGAAAGACTTCCGATAGAAAACATTATGTACATCTTCGGTCCTATTCTCCTTGTTTTTGTTTTAGTAGCAAAAGATAACGGATCTACGGCTCTGATGATCCTGATGGTATCTGTTATTGTATTAGTTATCGGGCAGCTTCACTGGAAATATATTGCAGGTTTTATTTCGGCTTCATTTATTGCGATCGTATTGTTCTTACTGATTGCTTTAAATACCAATCTGATTGGTGGAAACCGTGTTCATACATGGATGAGCCGTGTAGAAACCTTCACTTCCAGTAAAGCAAAATCAGCCGATGTGGATGATGAAAGCGTAAAAGCCAAGAATTACCAGGTAATGCAGGCTAAAGCAGCAATAGTACATGGAGGAATTACAGGAATGGGACCTGGAAAAAGTGCATTAAAGCAAATGCTTCCGCAATCTGCTTCCGACTTTATATTTGCAGTAATTGTAGAGGAATACGGACTGATAGGAGCAGCTTTCCTTATCTGTATGTATCTGATCATGGTGATACGGATCGTAATGATAGCCAGTAAAATGCCTGCGTTTTTCGGGTCTTTGCTCGTTCTCAGCCTCGGTGTCATGATCTTTATACAGCTATCGGTAAATATAGCCGTAGCCATCAATCTGATTCCGGTGACCGGACAACCCCTGCCCTTAATAAGTTATGGGGGAACATCCATGTTGGTGACCTATTTACAGTTGGGAATTATTTTAAATATAAGCTCAAGGATACAGATTTATGATGAGGAAGGAATGGGTAAAAAACAGAGTATTGCGGAAATAAATGATATTGCTTAA
- the murG gene encoding undecaprenyldiphospho-muramoylpentapeptide beta-N-acetylglucosaminyltransferase: protein MNKKLKVLLSGGGTGGHIFPAIAIADEIRKRFPDTEFLFIGANGKMEMEKVPQAGYPIEGIDIAGIDRGNMLSNLGLPFKILKSLSRSKKIIKRFAPDFAIGTGGFASGPALYEASKLGIPIFIQEQNAHAGVTNKILSKKAKAVFTAYPKVEGFPDDKIKFLGNPIRENIILGMEESSQAKEKMGLNKEKLTILSVGGSLGSRTLNNSWRSHFDELINKDYQLIWQTGKLDYKDIIEETKDKKSQNIQILEFIKDMEKAYSAADIIVSRAGAIAISELAVAQKPVLLIPFPFAAEDHQTKNALNLVEKNAAKMVKDSEMEEKFWSTLMEVCDSTAMRKEMSDNLEYFAKPNAAKEIVDEIFIKLQ, encoded by the coding sequence ATGAACAAGAAACTAAAAGTATTATTATCCGGTGGTGGAACAGGAGGACATATCTTCCCTGCAATCGCTATTGCAGACGAGATCAGGAAAAGATTTCCGGATACAGAATTCTTGTTTATCGGAGCCAACGGAAAAATGGAAATGGAAAAAGTTCCTCAGGCAGGTTACCCTATTGAAGGAATCGACATTGCCGGAATTGACCGTGGTAACATGTTATCTAATCTGGGATTACCATTCAAGATCTTGAAAAGCTTATCCAGATCAAAAAAGATCATTAAGCGTTTTGCTCCTGATTTTGCGATCGGTACAGGAGGCTTTGCCAGCGGACCGGCTCTGTATGAAGCAAGCAAGCTGGGAATCCCTATTTTTATTCAGGAACAAAATGCACATGCAGGGGTAACCAATAAAATTTTAAGTAAGAAAGCAAAAGCTGTTTTTACTGCTTACCCCAAAGTAGAAGGGTTTCCGGATGATAAGATCAAATTTTTAGGTAATCCTATTCGCGAGAATATCATTCTGGGAATGGAAGAATCTTCTCAGGCAAAAGAAAAAATGGGATTAAATAAGGAAAAGCTGACAATCCTTTCTGTTGGTGGATCACTGGGTTCCAGAACTTTAAATAATTCATGGAGATCACATTTTGATGAACTCATCAACAAAGATTATCAGCTGATCTGGCAGACAGGAAAGCTCGATTATAAAGATATTATAGAAGAAACAAAAGATAAGAAAAGCCAGAATATTCAGATTCTTGAGTTTATAAAAGATATGGAGAAAGCATACTCGGCAGCAGATATCATTGTTTCAAGAGCAGGGGCTATTGCCATTTCAGAACTGGCTGTTGCACAAAAACCGGTTTTACTGATTCCTTTCCCGTTTGCGGCAGAGGATCATCAGACCAAAAATGCACTGAATCTGGTTGAAAAGAATGCGGCAAAAATGGTCAAAGATTCCGAAATGGAAGAAAAATTCTGGAGCACGCTTATGGAGGTTTGCGACAGCACAGCGATGAGAAAAGAGATGTCTGATAACCTGGAATATTTTGCCAAACCCAATGCTGCAAAGGAAATTGTTGATGAAATTTTTATAAAACTACAATAA
- the murC gene encoding UDP-N-acetylmuramate--L-alanine ligase, whose protein sequence is MKLLETYHTFYFVGIGGIGMSALARYFKASGKKVSGYDKTNTKLTQQLMSEGIDIVFEDLIDEQITTLQKDNTLVIYTPAIKKLGILDYFNEHGFEILKRAKVLGLITENTDCIAVAGTHGKTTTSTLVSHLCKEADLPFSCFLGGISENFKSNFLYNGSEYSVVEADEYDRSFLNLSPDWAVITSTDADHLDIYGDKSHIEEGFRQFAALVPEDKKLFVRKGIEIGRDHQTYAVNEKADYYSDNLRMDHDKIYFDFHTPGESVKDFVWEIPGIHNVENATVALAILHNLGVDFDILKKAIASFKGIKRRYTKHIYKNGKIYIDDYAHHPTEINAVVGSIKTFYPDKKLLVAFQPHLFSRTRDFADGFAESLSNADELILLDIYPARELQENFEGITSTWLLEKVTLDKKEGSTLTEAFEKIKEKDFDILLTVGAGNIDTLYDPICEWLSLKDK, encoded by the coding sequence ATGAAATTATTAGAAACATATCATACTTTTTACTTTGTGGGGATCGGCGGGATTGGCATGAGTGCTCTTGCCCGTTATTTTAAAGCTTCAGGTAAAAAAGTTTCAGGTTATGATAAAACCAACACCAAACTTACTCAACAATTGATGAGTGAAGGAATTGATATTGTTTTTGAAGATCTCATCGATGAACAAATAACCACGCTTCAAAAGGATAACACCTTAGTAATTTATACTCCGGCTATTAAGAAGCTTGGAATTCTTGATTACTTCAATGAACATGGTTTTGAGATTTTAAAGCGTGCAAAAGTGTTAGGATTAATTACGGAAAATACAGATTGTATTGCCGTAGCCGGAACACATGGTAAAACAACAACGTCTACCTTGGTTTCCCATTTATGTAAAGAAGCGGACCTGCCATTTTCATGCTTTTTAGGAGGTATTTCGGAAAATTTCAAATCCAATTTTTTATATAACGGTTCAGAATACTCAGTGGTAGAAGCTGATGAATACGACAGAAGCTTTCTCAATCTTTCTCCGGACTGGGCAGTGATTACCTCTACCGACGCAGATCACCTGGACATTTACGGAGACAAAAGTCATATTGAAGAAGGGTTCCGTCAATTTGCCGCTCTGGTTCCGGAAGATAAAAAACTTTTTGTAAGAAAAGGTATTGAGATAGGAAGAGACCATCAGACTTATGCTGTAAACGAAAAAGCGGATTATTACTCCGATAATCTGCGTATGGATCACGATAAGATCTATTTTGATTTTCATACTCCCGGTGAGTCTGTAAAAGATTTTGTCTGGGAAATTCCGGGGATCCATAATGTGGAAAACGCCACCGTTGCATTAGCCATCCTGCATAATTTAGGAGTGGATTTTGACATCCTGAAAAAGGCTATTGCAAGCTTTAAAGGAATTAAAAGAAGATATACAAAACATATTTATAAGAACGGTAAAATATACATTGATGATTATGCCCACCACCCGACAGAGATCAATGCTGTTGTAGGTTCCATCAAGACCTTTTACCCTGATAAAAAATTACTGGTTGCATTTCAGCCGCATTTATTCAGCAGAACAAGAGATTTCGCTGATGGCTTTGCAGAAAGTTTAAGCAATGCAGATGAACTCATTTTACTGGATATTTATCCGGCAAGAGAGCTTCAGGAAAACTTTGAGGGGATTACCTCAACATGGTTACTGGAAAAGGTAACCCTGGATAAAAAAGAAGGGTCCACTTTAACGGAAGCCTTTGAAAAGATAAAAGAAAAAGATTTTGACATTCTGCTCACCGTAGGTGCAGGAAATATAGACACCCTATATGACCCGATTTGTGAATGGTTAAGTTTAAAAGATAAATAG
- a CDS encoding cell division protein FtsQ: MKNKYRILKIAITVILLGFLLSFSLKKFSGQKITDNKISVKLSEKTPVYFVDEKDIRDIVKKENPSGKVGDLNIPSLEKKINALPAVDSANVYLNLNGKLNLDIKQRVPVFRLNKDGRDFYVDEKGVEFPISKTYSHPCMLVTGNVKPDEYEKLAELVEKIDKDDFSKRYFIGISKVKDDYNLLTSEGNYKVEIGDLDNIEFKVKGFKAFVEKYLVYQDPQKYNMISVKYQNQIVTTLNPAFKENDSILTAGRKELAKAPVPATIKKPETKKPAEIKKQNSVSQPKENKKPKTTTKPKETKKTTEKKATKPKAKVKIE, from the coding sequence ATGAAAAATAAATACAGAATATTAAAAATTGCTATCACAGTAATCCTGCTTGGTTTCCTGCTGAGTTTCTCTTTGAAGAAATTCAGTGGCCAGAAGATTACCGATAATAAGATTTCTGTAAAATTAAGCGAAAAGACTCCGGTATATTTCGTTGATGAAAAAGACATCAGGGATATTGTAAAAAAAGAAAACCCTTCAGGAAAAGTAGGTGATCTGAATATTCCATCCCTCGAAAAAAAGATCAATGCCCTTCCGGCTGTGGATAGTGCCAACGTTTATTTAAACCTAAACGGAAAGCTCAATCTGGATATTAAACAAAGGGTTCCGGTATTCAGGCTGAATAAAGACGGCAGGGATTTTTATGTAGACGAAAAAGGAGTTGAATTTCCCATCTCAAAAACCTATTCGCATCCTTGTATGCTGGTAACAGGAAATGTAAAACCTGACGAATATGAAAAGCTTGCTGAACTGGTTGAAAAGATTGATAAGGATGACTTCAGCAAAAGATACTTTATAGGAATCTCAAAAGTAAAGGATGATTATAATCTTCTGACAAGTGAAGGAAACTATAAAGTAGAAATCGGAGACCTGGATAATATTGAATTCAAAGTAAAAGGTTTTAAAGCGTTTGTTGAGAAATATCTTGTGTATCAGGATCCTCAGAAGTACAATATGATCTCTGTAAAATATCAGAACCAGATTGTAACCACTTTAAATCCTGCTTTTAAAGAAAATGACAGTATTTTAACTGCAGGACGTAAAGAACTGGCAAAAGCTCCTGTTCCGGCAACGATAAAGAAACCGGAAACTAAAAAACCAGCAGAGATAAAAAAGCAGAATTCTGTATCTCAGCCAAAGGAAAACAAAAAGCCAAAAACGACAACCAAACCAAAGGAGACAAAGAAAACAACTGAGAAAAAGGCTACAAAGCCAAAAGCAAAAGTTAAAATAGAATAA